One genomic window of Podarcis muralis chromosome 9, rPodMur119.hap1.1, whole genome shotgun sequence includes the following:
- the UBL7 gene encoding ubiquitin-like protein 7, with protein MPRAGSGKRFRLEETVGCKHPDSTWSSDWGLTGPSPPRESDAMALSECYIAVKLADQPLAPKSILRLPETELGEWPLGGCSISYLKQLITGKLQESVPDPELIDLIYCGRKLRDDQTLEFYGIQSGSTVHVLRKSWPEPEQKPEPVDKAAAVREFRVLHTALHSSPVFRDSVFKMLGNKESLDQIIVATPGLSSDPVALGVLQDKDLFSVFADPNMLDTLIPSHPALVNAIILVLHSVASSTPLPTGETSSRSMPSSSYRDMPGGFLFEGLSDDEDDFHQSTRTTPSSSTSGSRPASLGYTGAAGPRPITQSELATALALASTPESSSHTPTPGTQGHSSGTSPMSSSVQSGTPITNDLFSQALQHALQASGQPNLQSQWQLQLQQLRDMGIHDDELSLRALQATGGDIQAALELIFAGGAP; from the exons ATGCCTCGCGCGGGGTCAGGGAAGCGCTTCCGGCTGGAGGAGACCGTCGGCTGTAAACATCCCG ATTCCACTTGGAGCTCAGATTGGGGCCTCACCGGACCAAGTCCTCCCAGGGAATCAGACGCCATGGCTCTCTCTGAGTGCTACATCGCAGTCAAGCTGGCAGATCAGCCGCTGGCTCCCAAGTCCATTTTGCGCCTGCCAGAAACGGAGCTGGGCGAGTGGCCCTTGGGGGGCTGCAGCATCTCCTACCTGAAGCAGCTCATCACAGGGAAGCTGCAGGAGTCTGTCCCCGACCCAGAACTCATTG aTCTGATCTACTGTGGGCGGAAGCTGCGGGATGACCAGACACTTGAATTCTATGGCATCCAGTCCGGCTCCACAGTCCACGTCCTCCGAAAGTCCTGGCCAGAGCCAGAACAGAAGCCAG aGCCAGTGGACAAAGCTGCCGCAGTCCGGGAGTTCCGGGTCCTGCACACCGCTCTGCACAGCAGCCCTGTCTTCAGGGATTCG GTCTTCAAGATGCTGGGGAACAAGGAGTCGCTCGATCAGATCATTGTTGCTACCCCTGGCCTCAGCAGCGACCCAGTCGCTTTGG GtgtcttgcaggataaggatctTTTCTCTGTCTTTGCTGACCCGAATATGTTGGACAC GCTCATCCCATCCCACCCTGCCTTGGTGAATGCCATTATCTTGGTTCTCCACTCCGTGGCCAGCAGCACCCCCTTGCCTACGGGAGAGACCTCCTCGCGCAGCATGCCTTCCAGCTCCTACCGGGACATGCCAG GTGGCTTCCTGTTTGAAGGTCTCTCTGATGATGAAGACGATTTCCATCAG AGCACAAGGACCacaccttccagcagcacctccgGGTCCCGCCCGGCGTCCCTTGGCTACACTGGGGCAGCCGGCCCCCGGCCCATCACCCAGAGCGAACTGGCGACGGCCCTGGCTCTGGCCAGCACCCCTGAGAGCAGCTCCCACACTCCGACCCCCGGGACGCAG GGGCATTCTTCAGGCACGTCTCCGATGTCCTCCAGCGTCCAGTCAGGAACGCCCATCACCAATGacctcttcagccaggccttgcAGCACGCCTTGCAGGCTTCCGGGCAGCCAAACCTTCAG AGCcagtggcagctgcagctgcagcagttGCGGGACATGGGCATCCACGACGACGAGCTGAGCCTCCGAGCCCTCCAGGCCACTGGGGGGGATATCCAGGCCGCTCTGGAGCTCATATTTGCTGGAGGAGCCCCCTAA